A region of the Sphaerodactylus townsendi isolate TG3544 linkage group LG15, MPM_Stown_v2.3, whole genome shotgun sequence genome:
CCTGCCTGCACCAGCTAAGTGAACTctaaccattttcttttctgtgttttccTATCACACCCTCCTTTCCTGTCGCCGTTTCTTTCTGTTTCCTCTCTGTCCTGTGccggaccccccctcccccactcctgctCCCGCTCTCCAGTATGTGGCTTTCGCCTCGctcttcttcatcctcatctCCATCACCACCTTTTGCCTGGAGACCCACGAGGCCTTCAACCACATCATCAACAAGACGGAGATCATCCAGTCGGAGAACGGGACCAGCGTGAAGGTGGACTTGGAGATGGAGACGGCGGCTTTCCTCACCTACGTGGAAGGGATGTGTGTCATCTGGTTCACCTTTGAGTTTCTTATGCGCATCATCTTTTGCCCGGATAAGATCGAGTTCATCAAGAGCACGCTCAACATTATCGATTTCGTGGCCATCCTGCCTTTCTATCTGGAGGTGGGCCTCAGCGGCCTCTCGTCCAAAGCCGCCAAGGACGTGCTGGGTTTCCTGAGGGTGGTCAGATTCGTTCGGATCCTGAGGATCTTCAAGCTGACAAGGCATTTCGTAGGGCTAAGAGTCCTCGGCCACACGTTGAGGGCCAGCACCAACGAGTTCTTGCTCCTCATCATCTTCTTGGCCCTGGGGGTCTTGATCTTTGCAACCATGATCTACTACGCCGAAAGGATCGGGGCCGACCCGGACGACATCACGGGCAGCAAGCATACCGTCTTCAAGAACATCCCCATTGGGTTCTGGTGGGCGGTGGTGACTATGACGACTTTGGGCTATGGTGACATGTACCCAGAGACTTGGTCAGGCATGTTGGTGGGCGCGCTGTGCGCCTTGGCTGGCGTATTGACCATTGCCATGCCTGTGCCCGTTATTGTCAACAACTTTGGTATGTATTATTCGCTGGCCATGGCCAAACAGAAACTaccaaagaaaaagaacaagcacATCCCGCGAGCCCCCCAGCCTGGGTCGCCCAACTACTGCAAACCGGGCATGCAGTCTCCGCACCGCAGCAACCAGGGCGACTCATGCCCCCTTGCTCAAGAGGAGATCATCGAGATCAACAGGGCAGGTAAGGTGGACAGTGGGGGGCAGAAATAGCCAAGAACTCAGCCTGCAGGCCTCTTAATCTAAGGGTAGGGACTTCTTTCCACTTGGACTCATCCACTGAAGAACAATAACATGTTTTTGaggattctcctcctcctcctcctcctcctcctcctccttcttcttcctcctcctcctcctcctccttctccttctccttctccctccttctccttctccttctccttctccttctcctccttctccttctccttctccttcttcttcttcctcctccttctccttctccttcttcttcttcttcttcttcctcttcttcttcttcttcttcttcttcctcctcctcctcctcctcttcctcctcctcctcctcctcctcctcctcctcctcctcctcctcctcctcctcctccttctccttctccctccctcctcctcctccttcttcttcttcttcttcttcttcttcttcttcttcttcttcttcttcttcttcttcttcttcttcttcttcttcctcctgccctgTAATGTCTCTGTATCGGCTGACTAGCTTGATTACATCTGaactcaggagctaagcagggtcagagaCAAGATTCTAACCCTCTAGGCTATAGAGATTTGTAGGGAAGTCAGATGTCTCAGAATCCAGTGAGGAGCTTGAGCCGGATTTCCTGTCACCAGTGGATGGGGTTTCAGTAGTCAGACTTGCTCTTTGCTCTTTCCCATAAGTAGGACAAACAGCAGAAAACATTATGCAAAATTAATATGCAAAAGTCTACAGGTTATGTTTCTCTTGATGCAGACATATGGATTTTTTTCTCTAGTACAGATTAAATACATCCTTACTCTTACCGGTCAATAGATAATATAAAAGTATCATCCTCTTGACAGAACCCAGTTCTGTTGTTCATTGTTAGTATGGATCTTTTATTTTGCAAAGCACTTTGTGGCATTGATTCTTTTGCTTCCACGACAATCCTATGTGGTAGGgttgttttatttccattttacaggtggggAACTGAGACTTAGCCATAGTAGCCAGCTTGATGCGGAAAAGCCAAGATATAAATCCAGAGCTGCCAGAtgtatctatttaaaaaaactctgtttcacataaagatgttagtagattgtatatttctctgccccagaacaaagcatgccggaccttctttgttgtagaatgctccacctggatcctagcgcctacctagccttttgaaagtcaaaatacACTTTGGCATAAAATGCTCTTGtaacaaagtaccatgttcaataatgcacaaaataatggtttgacgaaggcagcgcataaaaatgaatgataattctaatTCATTCGGAACTATATTCTGGTGCAGCAGCATaaaattttctcaaccgctgcacctcaaccgactgaactaacatctttatgtgaaacagaggtATGTCTGTCaactgcttttctcctcaatggagaaCCGAAGTGGCTGACTACATTTTtgtcccctcctctattttatcctcacaacattgaCCGTGTGAAGTTGTTTAAGCCTATAGCGAGAatgtgacaggtccaaggtcacccagtgagattccatgggagagtggagatttgaaccttgtTCTCCCAGAAAACTTccattctaaccactacgccatgtgtTAGCTCGCTGTTTCTAACTCTTATCCGCTGATTTAGGATCCAGTGTGCCCAACTCTGAACcataggttgttgtgggttttctgggctgtgtggccgtggtctgttacacactgtgtccagtggataacagacttctctctatgatacacctctgaagatgctagccacagatacaggtgaaacattaggaaccagatctaccagaccatggccacacagcccagaaaaactcacaacaaccagttgaatccagccatgaaagccttcgacaatacacctgaACCATGGGATTCCTGGtggattggaagaagaagaagaagagtttggatttatatcccccctgagtttcctgcaggagactcaaaggggcttacaatcttcttgcccttcccccctcacaacaaacaccctgtgaggtaggtggggctgagagagtctcgagaAGCTGTAAGTGGGAGGGTGAGGTAAAATGGAGAGGAGCCCAAAGAAGCTGTGACTGAAGCCCAAGGGTCGCAGCTGGCGCGGTGCTGAGGTaatgtgcaggctaatctgaattccccagataagttctCCACAGCTCGAAGGCGGcagaagctgggaatcaaaaccctcacccccccagattagatacacgagctcttagcctcctacgccactatgcCAAATGGTTGGACCACTGAGCTTGAGTCTGTAGTGGCTGAAAACTTTTTGAGGTGAGAAATCTAAACAGTGATCAACTCTCACTAGTAACATGAATATGATCTGCTGGAGACTCACAGGTGAGTTCTTGTGGCAGGTTGGTTCCTGAAGATCAGCTCTGTCCGTCTCCCACCTGCCAACCTTAATGGTGCCCAGAATTTTCTGTCAGAGGCAGCTTTTTCAAACTTTACCTCACAGTGGGGCTGCGTCTGACTTGAGCCAAAGTTATTTGTTCCACTTGACAGAAAGGGTCCAAGTTTTGTTTGGGAATGAGGCATCACCCACAGGATGTATTTAATGGATCTTGGGCAGGAGACTGGTTATACTAAGAAGCATGGGTTGGCTGGGACGGAGGCCCCAAAGTTGGCCATCCATCTTGACTTTTCTGTTCCATTTGCCTACCTTTGCTGTGTATGCAGTGTATCCCGTGACTGACTATGGGAGGCATTGCTGTGTTGAGGTAACATAGGTAGGGGAAGAAGAGCCGTAGAAAAGCTAGACTCATATCCTTGCTCAAAGTAGTCTTGGAGCCAACtcttaggtcaaatccccacttgaaatttgcacgcagatccaaacctgttcgttgtgaaaccgtggtcctcttcatcagagtttctccctccctcgttaccacagcgagcacacagcagacacaccctgGTTGCCAAAACTCTTGGCAATCTCATCACTACCAGGCTTTGTGCACGCTCTTCACCGCTCTCTCCCCTGATTTGGGGCCGGCTGTGCCTTGCAGGGGGGcgaggaccttttcccactgggcttggaaacgtacattgtaggggcgcaTCAAAAAACAAGCGTGCTTAATAAAAGTTTAAcgcttaactgtttaactgtgtgcAAAGCAGTTAATGTCGTTACCTGTGTAAAACCATTAATTCGATTTAAAGGTTACACgctttgactgtttaatgtttcaCGCCCCTTCTGCTAGCCAattcgcaaaagcagaaacgaaaccaaggaaaggctaaaGTCGCGTATCGCAGTCTCCGATTGGTTGCCtaaattccgtgtcacactccaggacgggaaacgagtcagggtttcaactccCTCATCCCTCCCGCTTAAGGATCAGCCCTGAACTGCAAGTGTATAATGGGGGGTCTATGCCACTTTGCGTAaaaaccaggtcctgccagaacgcagattaatggggagaacgagcaccagaaatggaatctgccacgcaagcaatggggaggccttccctcaaacctggttagtttgtgttctgaaacctggctaagatggtagtggggattcgaccttagtagTCTTAGCTTTCCAGTTGTAAAATGGGGCCATCAACATGAGGATTCATGTGCTAAAGTTCAAGTGTCCTAGCACTGTGCTTTCCAGACTGTCGCAAGTGCTTTTGATGGGGCTGCTATTATACCTTGTTTCACATAAAGTTAACAGATTTGTCAGGTGAGGTACAGCAGCTGGGAAACTGTATTCTTccgcattagaaaatagtcccgaatgaatatgagaattacagTTCGTTTTTAcctactgcctttgtcaaaaccataattttgtgcattattgaacatggtactttgattccCCCGTCCCACTGCTGACCCCTCTTCCTGATGTTCCTCAGGGTCCCCTATGTCCAAAGCACCATGCCGTGAAGATCAGTGGGGTGCTGGACTAGGGAGAAGGCAAGAGAGATCTTTTTTACCACTGGAAAATTTAGGCtggattccccccgccccctcacgTCCCAACTGCAACTTCTCATTTcccagagaaaaatttctctctgtcaacattttctaccccatgcataattttatagacttcaatcatatcccccctcagccgtctcctctccaaactaaagcgtcCCAACAGACCTTTGGGTACTTTTGCATGCATTGATTGTGCCCCAGAATCCTTTGCCATGGCAAAAGAATCCCTCCATGGAATGATGTCTAACGGTTTCCTTCTTGGAGAGAAAGTCTGAAAGACTCTCATCTCACCCAGCTtcatctcttcctttctcttcatcCTAGTTCCCCATCATGGTTTGTAGTTGACGATCTAGCACCAAAACTTCCATTTGTCCCACTGTAAGGAAAGACCTGATGTTGTGATTCAGGTTGTCAGTATCGAGGGTAGCCCATCTTGGCTGTCCTTCTAAAATGACTCATCTGTGAACATCGAAGGGCTCCTTTTGGCGACTTTGGAGCAACTTTTGATTAAGAAAATGGTTCCTTCCGTGGAGGGGCGAGGGCAGAGAGCGGGGGTGGAAGAGGCACGGTTGGCGCTCATGCTGGAAAAGGTGATTTAGGAGCGCGGGAGCATTTCAGTTTGATTTACACTCAGAATTGATCCATTAGCGgtttgtggggggaaaaggaCCGAATCAGGACTGAAGGGTGTTTGCCAAAACATATGTTGGCAACCTCATTCCTCTGAGCAGAGCAAGGGGTGCAGGTGTGTCTGAAGATTTTGACTGCTCTTATAGcgtcggggtggggggtgggggtgacgcTTGCAGCTATTTCCGCATGTGGAAAGAGCATCCCAAATACCCAAGATGCACCAAGGCTTAAGTAGCAGATGGGTCCCTCTATGAGCTGGCAAGGACCACAGGGTTGCTGGCAGGGAATCCCATAAGCGATACAGTCATGCTCATCCCAGCAAAGGCTAAGAGCCAGCGTGCCTGGGTTCCCTAGAAATGGGAGCACAGGCCTGTGATCCAAGGTTTTGTGGGTTCTTTCAGAGAGGAATTGGGTTTTTGTGGTGgggtgagggagagggagagggaccgAACAGCTGGGCTTCCTGAAGACTTTGGGAGTACTAGAAGGAGTCTGTTTCTAAACCTTCTTTTCTGTAccttcaaagtggcttaaaaactccttcctttcctctcccccacaacagacactgtgtgatgtaggtgggactgagagagttctgagagaactgtgactagcccaaggtcccccagcaggctttgtgtgtaggagtgggggaaactgaaaccctgcttctccaaattagagcctgGCTTCATGTGGGAGGGctcagtggggaaatcaaacctggttctccagagaagaagaagaagaagaagaagaagaagaagaagaagaagaaagaagaagaagaagaagaagaagaagaagaagaagaagaagaagaagaagaagagggaggagggaggatggagggaggaggaaggaggaggaaggaaggaggaagggagtttgatttatatcccccacctttctccttctgcaggagactaaaaggggcttacaatctcctggctcccttcccctcacaacaaacacccctgtgaggtaggtggggagctgagagctcagctccgagaagctgtgactagcccaaggtcacccagcctatGGCAGTGTgagtgggagtgaacaggctattGAAATCCAGCTTCAGGAGGCCTGAGAACTCAGATGTTCAGGCAACTGacaattcctatcagtttctcgtcagcatggccaattggccatgctggtaggggctgggataggaattgtagttcctgagagGCTattctgagagccgcaggttccctacccctgggctaatctgaatccaccagataagcctccacagttcaggtggcagagctgggaatcaaacccggttcctccagattagatacacgtgctcttaacctcctacgccactgctgctcctagagtccaccgctcttagccGTTACGCCAGACAGTTGACTTGAGGAATGAATTCACAGCAACAGAAGGAAAGGGACATTTTGGGCCTTCAAGAACAGGTGAAGTTGGGGACAGGCACCTGGAACAGACAATGGAGAAAAGAGGGGTCTTAGTTGGGGCATGCTAACTTGTATGTTTGGATAGCAGCTGCACAGGATAACTGTAACTATATCATTCTCTGGATAGTGCAGCATGAAGAGAATTTCAAGATACAAGCAGCCgagaacctccccccaccccttgtgcacaaacacacaaaacccACTTCCCCTGTTCTTCACAGCCCACTCACCCAGCAAACCCACAAAGGCAGGCAACAaggtggaaggaggggaaggcCCTTGGGGGCTGGCAGCCCATTTCTGCCACGCTGTCCAACAGCTCCAGCTGCCCTGGGCCAGAAAGACCATTTACAGCGGGTGCAGTGGAGGAAGGAGGTTTCCACTCATTAGCCAGGAGCTTGTTTGTGAACCGAACATAATGAGGAGACAGAAGAGGGCACAGAGGCTAGGCTAGCTGTGGAGATACAACAGTTTTCCTGTCGAGGCTGGCTACCCACAACCACCCAGTCCGCAGGTTTACCTCAGCCCCTGCAACCGTGATAACCACCTCACAGTTTTCACCTCAGACCTTGTTCTTCTGGTCAGTGCCTTTCTGTTGTTCCTATTTCACCAGGACCAGTCTCCGTTTTATCCCTCCCTTACTCTAAGGAGGTCAAGGCCGCTGTCCTGAGTCCTGCGGGAGATCGGCAGGATATAAGTGCaataacaaacaaataactaCATAAATATGtagttctgcccctccccccaatactaATTTTTCCCCTCAGTGCCCCATGAGGTCAGATGAGAGACATAAGGACCAGTCCAAggacacctaggccccttccgcatgcgcaaaataatgcgttttcaaaccactttcacaactgtttgcaagtggattttgctcttccgcacagcttcaaagagcactgaaagcagtttgaaagtgcattattctgcatgtgcggaatgagccctagtgagcattttttttaaatggctgggAACTTGAACCCAGCTCTCACTGgtcttagtccaacactttagCAGCTACATTGCTTCGGCTCTCCTGTGGCAACAACTTCTCTggaaaatttttgcaccagggtTCGTTTTCCATAAGGCAGAATGAAGGGGTTGCCTCCTTGTATTCCATTAGGGGATGTACCAGAGTAGGGAGAAGTTTGGACTTGGGGAAAGGGAGGTAATGCCTACAGGAAGTCCGCCTGCGCGATTTCCCATTTtaaatgaaatga
Encoded here:
- the LOC125444477 gene encoding potassium voltage-gated channel subfamily C member 1-like isoform X2 — its product is MLSSVCVSSFRGRKSGNKPPSKSCLKGEMGRNEDSDKIVINVGGIRHETYRSTLKTLPGTRLSWLTEPDACSNFDYDPKADEFFFDRHPQVFAYVLNYYRTGKLHCPADVCGPLFEEELAFWGIDETDVEACCWMNYRQHRDAEEALDSFETPESQEDEDSGDLKRLCLQEDGRKLGWWAGMQPKVWALFEDPYSSKMARYVAFASLFFILISITTFCLETHEAFNHIINKTEIIQSENGTSVKVDLEMETAAFLTYVEGMCVIWFTFEFLMRIIFCPDKIEFIKSTLNIIDFVAILPFYLEVGLSGLSSKAAKDVLGFLRVVRFVRILRIFKLTRHFVGLRVLGHTLRASTNEFLLLIIFLALGVLIFATMIYYAERIGADPDDITGSKHTVFKNIPIGFWWAVVTMTTLGYGDMYPETWSGMLVGALCALAGVLTIAMPVPVIVNNFGMYYSLAMAKQKLPKKKNKHIPRAPQPGSPNYCKPGMQSPHRSNQGDSCPLAQEEIIEINRADSKQNGDAANAALANEDCPTIDQALSPEEKSPVTPGGRERYNRDRACFLLSTGDFGQSPDGNIRKGSTLYSRNAPTA
- the LOC125444477 gene encoding potassium voltage-gated channel subfamily C member 1-like isoform X1, producing MLSSVCVSSFRGRKSGNKPPSKSCLKGEMGRNEDSDKIVINVGGIRHETYRSTLKTLPGTRLSWLTEPDACSNFDYDPKADEFFFDRHPQVFAYVLNYYRTGKLHCPADVCGPLFEEELAFWGIDETDVEACCWMNYRQHRDAEEALDSFETPESQEDEDSGDLKRLCLQEDGRKLGWWAGMQPKVWALFEDPYSSKMARYVAFASLFFILISITTFCLETHEAFNHIINKTEIIQSENGTSVKVDLEMETAAFLTYVEGMCVIWFTFEFLMRIIFCPDKIEFIKSTLNIIDFVAILPFYLEVGLSGLSSKAAKDVLGFLRVVRFVRILRIFKLTRHFVGLRVLGHTLRASTNEFLLLIIFLALGVLIFATMIYYAERIGADPDDITGSKHTVFKNIPIGFWWAVVTMTTLGYGDMYPETWSGMLVGALCALAGVLTIAMPVPVIVNNFGMYYSLAMAKQKLPKKKNKHIPRAPQPGSPNYCKPGMQSPHRSNQGDSCPLAQEEIIEINRADSKQNGDAANAALANEDCPTIDQALSPEEKSPVTPGGRERYNRDRACFLLSTGDFGQSPDGNIRKALPAGYEKSHSLNSITGLRLSPAPTPFGSPGSVRRPRSPIPSIL
- the LOC125444477 gene encoding potassium voltage-gated channel subfamily C member 1-like isoform X3; this encodes MLSSVCVSSFRGRKSGNKPPSKSCLKGEMGRNEDSDKIVINVGGIRHETYRSTLKTLPGTRLSWLTEPDACSNFDYDPKADEFFFDRHPQVFAYVLNYYRTGKLHCPADVCGPLFEEELAFWGIDETDVEACCWMNYRQHRDAEEALDSFETPESQEDEDSGDLKRLCLQEDGRKLGWWAGMQPKVWALFEDPYSSKMARYVAFASLFFILISITTFCLETHEAFNHIINKTEIIQSENGTSVKVDLEMETAAFLTYVEGMCVIWFTFEFLMRIIFCPDKIEFIKSTLNIIDFVAILPFYLEVGLSGLSSKAAKDVLGFLRVVRFVRILRIFKLTRHFVGLRVLGHTLRASTNEFLLLIIFLALGVLIFATMIYYAERIGADPDDITGSKHTVFKNIPIGFWWAVVTMTTLGYGDMYPETWSGMLVGALCALAGVLTIAMPVPVIVNNFGMYYSLAMAKQKLPKKKNKHIPRAPQPGSPNYCKPGMQSPHRSNQGDSCPLAQEEIIEINRADSKQNGDAANAALANEDCPTIDQALSPEEKSPVTPGGRERYNRDRACFLLSTGDFGQSPDGNIRKALITA